The following are encoded together in the Streptomyces rapamycinicus NRRL 5491 genome:
- a CDS encoding AraC family transcriptional regulator: MTARPQYLTETPDRTASGPLTLSSDLLSELLTNMRLNGVRYRRIHVGPRFNLSFDAKPGRSYFHFLAVGSGFLRTEDGTLHKLSAGNAVFMPHGGPHQLLSNPDLPARGIDSFDAVPLSDTVCDVDACPSADPTPSAIFFNGSMELDLGGMQGLSQLMPDVILVDATGKRYPGLLPILTSMKNEVCAARVGFTGILARLAEVAAAMLVRGWVECGCDNTSGLVAALRDPRLARAILALHRRPGHQWTVAELAAECNISRSVFAQRFQTTIGMSPLRYATELRMLLAGQWLAQDTLPIQAVAQRLGYASQAAFSRAFKRVTGQPPGASRDAPPGGLPT; the protein is encoded by the coding sequence ATGACAGCACGTCCGCAATATTTGACCGAGACTCCTGACAGAACGGCCTCAGGGCCTCTCACCCTGTCTTCAGACCTCCTCAGCGAACTGCTGACCAATATGCGACTGAATGGCGTCCGGTACCGTCGCATCCATGTCGGGCCACGATTCAACCTCAGTTTCGACGCCAAGCCTGGACGTTCCTATTTCCACTTTCTCGCAGTGGGCTCCGGCTTTTTGCGTACCGAGGACGGCACCCTGCACAAGCTCTCCGCCGGTAACGCCGTATTCATGCCCCACGGCGGGCCGCATCAGCTGCTCTCCAATCCGGACCTGCCGGCCCGGGGCATAGACAGCTTCGACGCCGTCCCCCTCAGCGACACGGTTTGCGACGTCGATGCCTGCCCGAGCGCCGACCCCACACCCAGCGCCATCTTCTTCAACGGCTCCATGGAACTCGACCTCGGCGGAATGCAGGGACTCAGCCAGCTCATGCCCGACGTCATTCTGGTCGATGCCACGGGAAAGCGTTACCCCGGGCTCCTGCCCATTCTCACGTCAATGAAGAATGAAGTCTGCGCCGCACGCGTGGGCTTCACCGGAATTCTCGCCCGTCTGGCAGAAGTGGCGGCAGCAATGCTCGTGCGCGGCTGGGTCGAATGCGGCTGCGACAACACCTCCGGCCTCGTGGCGGCGTTGCGCGACCCCCGGCTGGCCCGCGCCATCCTGGCCCTGCACCGGCGGCCGGGCCACCAGTGGACCGTGGCGGAGCTGGCAGCGGAGTGCAATATCTCCCGCTCCGTATTCGCGCAGCGCTTTCAGACCACGATCGGCATGTCACCCCTCCGCTACGCCACCGAACTGCGGATGCTCCTCGCCGGCCAGTGGCTGGCCCAGGACACGTTGCCGATCCAGGCAGTGGCGCAACGCCTCGGCTACGCTTCGCAGGCCGCCTTCAGCCGCGCCTTCAAGCGCGTCACCGGCCAGCCGCCCGGCGCGAGCCGGGATGCCCCGCCTGGAGGACTTCCCACCTGA